CACCGACTGGACGCGCGAGGAAATCGCCGACCTGTTCGACCTTCCTTTCACCGAGCTGTTGTTCCGCGCGGCGACCGTCCACCGCGAATTCCATCCCCCCGAACAAGTGCAGCTGTGCACGCTGCTGTCGATCAAGACCGGCGGTTGCCCGGAGGATTGCGGCTATTGCTCGCAGTCTGTGAAGGCCGACAGCGGGGTCGAAGCGACCAAGCTGATGGAGGTGCAATCGGTCCTCCAGCGCGCTGCGCAGGCCAAGGATGCAGGCAGCCAGCGGTTCTGCATGGGCGCCGCCTGGCGCAATCCCAAGGACCGCGACATGCCCGCGATCGTCGAGATCGTGAAGGGCGTGCGCGCCATGGGGCTGGAGACCTGCATGACCCTGGGCATGCTGACGCCCAAACAGGCGGAGATGCTGAAGGAAGCCGGCCTCGATTACTACAACCACAATGTCGACACCGGCCCCGAATATTATGAGCGGGTGATCTCGACCCGCAACTATCAGGACCGGCTCGATACGCTGCAGAACGTGCGCGATGCGGGGATCAACGTGTGCAGCGGCGGGATCGTTGGCATGGGCGAGACACGTGCGGACCGGGTGAGCTTCGTCCACACGCTCGCCACGCTCGAACGCCACCCGGAAAGTGTGCCGGTCAATGCGCTGGTGCCGGTCAAGGGCACGGTGCTGGGCGACATGCTGGCCGATACGCCGCTCGCCAAGATCGACGATATCGAGTTCGTCCGCACCGTGGCGGTGGCGCGTATCTGTATGCCGATGTCCATGGTGCGCCTCTCCGCCGGACGCGAGAGCATGAGCGAGGCGACACAGGCGCTGTGCTTCCTGGCCGGCGCGAACTCGATCTTCAC
The sequence above is a segment of the Pelagerythrobacter marensis genome. Coding sequences within it:
- the bioB gene encoding biotin synthase BioB; translated protein: MTRIRTDWTREEIADLFDLPFTELLFRAATVHREFHPPEQVQLCTLLSIKTGGCPEDCGYCSQSVKADSGVEATKLMEVQSVLQRAAQAKDAGSQRFCMGAAWRNPKDRDMPAIVEIVKGVRAMGLETCMTLGMLTPKQAEMLKEAGLDYYNHNVDTGPEYYERVISTRNYQDRLDTLQNVRDAGINVCSGGIVGMGETRADRVSFVHTLATLERHPESVPVNALVPVKGTVLGDMLADTPLAKIDDIEFVRTVAVARICMPMSMVRLSAGRESMSEATQALCFLAGANSIFTGDKLLTAPNAGDDTDAALFAKLGLTALAQDEPMRAAACQTADTAVEDAPEKGIVAARTG